One segment of Strix uralensis isolate ZFMK-TIS-50842 chromosome 11, bStrUra1, whole genome shotgun sequence DNA contains the following:
- the ZNF280D gene encoding zinc finger protein 280D isoform X12 codes for MAELFMECEEEELEPWQKRVKEVEEDDDDDEPIFVGEISGSKPASTYILNRVNLSSSRRGIQNGAPSRGTVTTFKPDSHHYATPASSPSAMPVSSVFQSVSRPTTSSVAVQPLSIPVNVSGTSQTLQRPLAGSLSAQQMPGSSSGVSQPVSRPVTVPVTTQPVSRNAAVPAVAQPVSRPVTTVTAQPVILNQDYIMDSPPAAPDNTSGILFGVRQNSGVPQYQTGPAVNVTGLNESVFVSKRPATSEGNTVTPKKAKSNEVGAGSNSDVSPTVNSPTVTPSQNVSSKGTNVASSTIKNGGPFPRACPKCNIHFNLMDPLKNHMKYCCPDMVNNFFLGMVKTECSSTTSKTAESEKGKLIMLVNDFYYGKHEGDTQQVQQEQKTHTTFKCFSCLKVLKNNIRFMNHMKHHLELEKQSSESWESHTTCQHCYRQFPTPFQLQCHIESTHTPYESSTICKICELSFETEQVLLQHMKDNHKPGEMPYVCQVCNYRSSAFSDVETHFRTVHENTKHLLCPFCLKVIKIGAPYMHHYMRHQKKGIYRCTKCRLQFLTCKEKMDHKTQHHRTFRKPKQLEGLPPGTKVTIRASIGSLQSGSSATSSVSTSTSTFQLSPKAKNTTTKNHNKSNTNKSKAKSKSTTSRKQNAWTNSKKKKEVTNTALHNLRYRLGAHKCIECYSEIKDFASHFPAYVHCSLCRYNTSCSKAYVNHMMSFHSARPSKRFWIYKKHSEELRGVTVVCLNCDFLTDVSGLDSMATHLSESHSHTCQVVIEKVSVDIPTAEQVSELKTEISIREREAKLEKISRPSLSEGKTETPTFER; via the exons ATGGCAGAATTATTTATGGAATGTGAAGAAGAGGAGCTAGAACCATGGCAAAAGAGAGTGAAAGAAGTggaggaggatgatgatgatgatgagccAATCTTTGTTGGGGAAATCTCAGGCTCGAAGCCAGCTAGTACAT ATATATTGAACAGAGTCAACCTCAGCTCATCACGAAGGGGGATACAGAATGGTGCACCCAGTAGAG GTACAGTTACTACATTCAAGCCTGACAGTCACCATTATGCGACACCTGCCTCCAGCCCCAGTGCCATGCCTGTTTCATCAGTCTTTCAGTCTGTATCTAGACCTACAACTAGCTCTGTAGCAGTTCAGCCATTGTCTATACCAGTGAATGTTTCAGGAACTTCACAAACACTGCAGAGACCACTTGCTGGATCTTTATCAGCACAGCAGATGCCTGGGTCAAGTTCTGGAGTATCACAGCCTGTTAGCAGACCTGTAACGGTTCCGGTGACAACACAACCAGTATCACGAAATGCTGCGGTTCCTGCAGTGGCTCAACCTGTATCCAGGCCAGTGACTACTGTAACAGCACAGCCTGTAATACTCAACCAG GATTATATTATGGATTCTCCACCAGCTGCACCAGACAATACATCTGGTATACTGTTTGGTGTGAGACAGAACTCGGGAGTTCCACAGTACCAGACGGGGCCAGCAGTGAATGTAACAG GTCTGAATGAGAGTGTTTTTGTATCTAAGCGTCCTGCTACTTCTGAAGGCAACACTGTAACTCCAAAAAAGGCCAAGTCTAATGAGGTTGGTGCTGGAAGCAATTCAGATGTTTCACCTACAGTTAACTCTCCAACAGTAACACCATCACAAAATGTATCTTCAAAAG GTACAAATGTTGCATCAAGCACCATTAAAAATGGAGGACCTTTTCCACGAGCTTGTCCAAAGTGCAATATTCATTTCAATCTTATGGATCCTCTAAAAAATCATATGAAG TATTGTTGTCCAGATATGGTAAATAACTTTTTCCTGGGAATGGTCAAAACAGAATGTTCAAGCACAACAAGCAAGACTGCTGAatctgagaaaggaaaattgattATGTTGGTTAATGACTTTTATTATGGGAAACATGAAGGTGACACCCAGCAGGTGCAACAGGAGCAGAAGACTCATACAACATTTAAGTGCTTCAGTTGTTTGAAAGTTCTTAAAAATAACATAAG GTTTATGAACCACATGAAACATCACTTGGAGCTTGAGAAGCAGAGCAGTGAAAGCTGGGAAAGCCACACCACCTGCCAGCACTGTTACCGTCAGTTTCCCACCCCTTTCCAGCTGCAGTGCCACATTGAAAGTACACACACGCCTTACGAGTCATCTA CAATTTGTAAAATCTGCGAATTATCCTTTGAAACAGAGCAAGTTCTTCTGCAACATATGAAGGACAATCATAAGCCAGGTGAAATGCCGTATGTTTGCCAG GTATGCAACTACAGATCCTCAGCTTTTTCAGATGTAGAAACACATTTTAGAACAGttcatgaaaatacaaaacacttGCTATGCCCGTTTTGCCTCAAAGTAATTAAAATTGGAGCACCGTATATGCATCATTACATGAGGCATCAG aaaaaaggaatatatcGTTGCACTAAGTGCAGACTGCAATTTTTgacatgcaaagaaaaaatggATCACAAGACTCAGCATCACCGAACATTTAGGAAACCCAAACAGTTAGAAGGATTGCCTCCTGGAACAAAG GTGACTATTCGAGCATCTATTGGATCTCTTCAATCAGGATCATCAGCTACATCTTCTGTTAGTACAAGCACTTCCACGTTTCAGTTATCACCTAAAGCTAAAAATACAACCACTAAAAATCATAACAAATCTAATACAAATAAGTCAAAAGCTAAATCAAAATCAACTACATCAAGGAAGCAAAATGCATGGaccaatagcaaaaaaaaaaaagaagttacaaatACAGCATTGCATAATTTAAG GTATCGTTTGGGAGCTCACAAATGTATTGAGTGTTACTCGGAAATAAAAGATTTTGCAAGCCATTTTCCTGCTTATGTCCACTGTAGCTTATGCAGATACAACACTAGCTGTAGCAAAGCCTATGTGAATCACATGATGAG TTTTCACAGTGCTCGTCCAAGTAAAAGATTTTGGATCTATAAGAAGCATTCAGAAGAGCTACG AGGTGTGACTGTAGTGTGTCTTAACTGTGATTTCCTGACTGATGTTTCTGGCTTAGACAGCATGGCCACACATCTGAGTGAAAGCCACTCTCATACTTGTCAAGTTGTTATAGAGAAAG tttctgtagaTATCCCAACTGCTGAACAAGTATCTGA
- the ZNF280D gene encoding zinc finger protein 280D isoform X11, with the protein MAELFMECEEEELEPWQKRVKEVEEDDDDDEPIFVGEISGSKPASTYILNRVNLSSSRRGIQNGAPSRGTVTTFKPDSHHYATPASSPSAMPVSSVFQSVSRPTTSSVAVQPLSIPVNVSGTSQTLQRPLAGSLSAQQMPGSSSGVSQPVSRPVTVPVTTQPVSRNAAVPAVAQPVSRPVTTVTAQPVILNQDYIMDSPPAAPDNTSGILFGVRQNSGVPQYQTGPAVNVTGLNESVFVSKRPATSEGNTVTPKKAKSNEVGAGSNSDVSPTVNSPTVTPSQNVSSKGTNVASSTIKNGGPFPRACPKCNIHFNLMDPLKNHMKYCCPDMVNNFFLGMVKTECSSTTSKTAESEKGKLIMLVNDFYYGKHEGDTQQVQQEQKTHTTFKCFSCLKVLKNNIRFMNHMKHHLELEKQSSESWESHTTCQHCYRQFPTPFQLQCHIESTHTPYESSTICKICELSFETEQVLLQHMKDNHKPGEMPYVCQVCNYRSSAFSDVETHFRTVHENTKHLLCPFCLKVIKIGAPYMHHYMRHQKKGIYRCTKCRLQFLTCKEKMDHKTQHHRTFRKPKQLEGLPPGTKVTIRASIGSLQSGSSATSSVSTSTSTFQLSPKAKNTTTKNHNKSNTNKSKAKSKSTTSRKQNAWTNSKKKKEVTNTALHNLRYRLGAHKCIECYSEIKDFASHFPAYVHCSLCRYNTSCSKAYVNHMMSFHSARPSKRFWIYKKHSEELRGVTVVCLNCDFLTDVSGLDSMATHLSESHSHTCQVVIEKVSVDIPTAEQVSEKFQDLVYLKEKQKHQLLKANSMTLQMKQKNAIEIKLKKLHQLKRMKKTHHCQIQKIFLVWNSLTITQRSLCMRKEHVVIQIKTNN; encoded by the exons ATGGCAGAATTATTTATGGAATGTGAAGAAGAGGAGCTAGAACCATGGCAAAAGAGAGTGAAAGAAGTggaggaggatgatgatgatgatgagccAATCTTTGTTGGGGAAATCTCAGGCTCGAAGCCAGCTAGTACAT ATATATTGAACAGAGTCAACCTCAGCTCATCACGAAGGGGGATACAGAATGGTGCACCCAGTAGAG GTACAGTTACTACATTCAAGCCTGACAGTCACCATTATGCGACACCTGCCTCCAGCCCCAGTGCCATGCCTGTTTCATCAGTCTTTCAGTCTGTATCTAGACCTACAACTAGCTCTGTAGCAGTTCAGCCATTGTCTATACCAGTGAATGTTTCAGGAACTTCACAAACACTGCAGAGACCACTTGCTGGATCTTTATCAGCACAGCAGATGCCTGGGTCAAGTTCTGGAGTATCACAGCCTGTTAGCAGACCTGTAACGGTTCCGGTGACAACACAACCAGTATCACGAAATGCTGCGGTTCCTGCAGTGGCTCAACCTGTATCCAGGCCAGTGACTACTGTAACAGCACAGCCTGTAATACTCAACCAG GATTATATTATGGATTCTCCACCAGCTGCACCAGACAATACATCTGGTATACTGTTTGGTGTGAGACAGAACTCGGGAGTTCCACAGTACCAGACGGGGCCAGCAGTGAATGTAACAG GTCTGAATGAGAGTGTTTTTGTATCTAAGCGTCCTGCTACTTCTGAAGGCAACACTGTAACTCCAAAAAAGGCCAAGTCTAATGAGGTTGGTGCTGGAAGCAATTCAGATGTTTCACCTACAGTTAACTCTCCAACAGTAACACCATCACAAAATGTATCTTCAAAAG GTACAAATGTTGCATCAAGCACCATTAAAAATGGAGGACCTTTTCCACGAGCTTGTCCAAAGTGCAATATTCATTTCAATCTTATGGATCCTCTAAAAAATCATATGAAG TATTGTTGTCCAGATATGGTAAATAACTTTTTCCTGGGAATGGTCAAAACAGAATGTTCAAGCACAACAAGCAAGACTGCTGAatctgagaaaggaaaattgattATGTTGGTTAATGACTTTTATTATGGGAAACATGAAGGTGACACCCAGCAGGTGCAACAGGAGCAGAAGACTCATACAACATTTAAGTGCTTCAGTTGTTTGAAAGTTCTTAAAAATAACATAAG GTTTATGAACCACATGAAACATCACTTGGAGCTTGAGAAGCAGAGCAGTGAAAGCTGGGAAAGCCACACCACCTGCCAGCACTGTTACCGTCAGTTTCCCACCCCTTTCCAGCTGCAGTGCCACATTGAAAGTACACACACGCCTTACGAGTCATCTA CAATTTGTAAAATCTGCGAATTATCCTTTGAAACAGAGCAAGTTCTTCTGCAACATATGAAGGACAATCATAAGCCAGGTGAAATGCCGTATGTTTGCCAG GTATGCAACTACAGATCCTCAGCTTTTTCAGATGTAGAAACACATTTTAGAACAGttcatgaaaatacaaaacacttGCTATGCCCGTTTTGCCTCAAAGTAATTAAAATTGGAGCACCGTATATGCATCATTACATGAGGCATCAG aaaaaaggaatatatcGTTGCACTAAGTGCAGACTGCAATTTTTgacatgcaaagaaaaaatggATCACAAGACTCAGCATCACCGAACATTTAGGAAACCCAAACAGTTAGAAGGATTGCCTCCTGGAACAAAG GTGACTATTCGAGCATCTATTGGATCTCTTCAATCAGGATCATCAGCTACATCTTCTGTTAGTACAAGCACTTCCACGTTTCAGTTATCACCTAAAGCTAAAAATACAACCACTAAAAATCATAACAAATCTAATACAAATAAGTCAAAAGCTAAATCAAAATCAACTACATCAAGGAAGCAAAATGCATGGaccaatagcaaaaaaaaaaaagaagttacaaatACAGCATTGCATAATTTAAG GTATCGTTTGGGAGCTCACAAATGTATTGAGTGTTACTCGGAAATAAAAGATTTTGCAAGCCATTTTCCTGCTTATGTCCACTGTAGCTTATGCAGATACAACACTAGCTGTAGCAAAGCCTATGTGAATCACATGATGAG TTTTCACAGTGCTCGTCCAAGTAAAAGATTTTGGATCTATAAGAAGCATTCAGAAGAGCTACG AGGTGTGACTGTAGTGTGTCTTAACTGTGATTTCCTGACTGATGTTTCTGGCTTAGACAGCATGGCCACACATCTGAGTGAAAGCCACTCTCATACTTGTCAAGTTGTTATAGAGAAAG tttctgtagaTATCCCAACTGCTGAACAAGTATCTGA